A stretch of the Desulfobacter sp. genome encodes the following:
- a CDS encoding phosphomannomutase/phosphoglucomutase, which translates to MHLGIFREYDIRGIVGDEILEQDAEAIGRAYGTLLAQQNRKKVSVGRDCRNTSQAFSKAFIQGILSTGCNVIDIGTCPTPVLYFSIHHLNLDGGAMVTASHNPPEYNGFKLMSGLDSIHSQGLQDIRRIIEQGKFVQGKGELEQADLITPYKAMILDNINLTQKIRVGIDAGNGTGGITALPVLKALGCEVRDLYCDLDGSFPNHEADPTQKKNLVDLIDLVKKENLDLGVGYDGDADRIGVVDKYGNVIYGDQLMIIFAREILKRKPGSTFISEVKCSMVMYDEIKKLGGIAVMWRTGHSLIKKKMKEAGAALAGEMSGHMFFKDRYFGFDDALYATCRLLEIIADTGLGVDELISDLPTTYTTPEIRVECPDEIKFDVVAKIVALYKIKQDVIDIDGMRALYPDGWGLVRASNTQPALVLRFEALTQSRLEEIKGEIEADLKIIIEETH; encoded by the coding sequence ATGCATCTTGGTATTTTCAGGGAATATGACATCCGCGGCATAGTCGGGGATGAGATTTTAGAACAGGACGCCGAGGCCATCGGCAGGGCCTATGGCACGCTGTTAGCCCAGCAGAACAGGAAAAAAGTCTCGGTGGGCCGGGACTGCCGCAATACATCCCAAGCCTTTTCAAAGGCGTTTATCCAGGGCATTTTATCCACAGGCTGCAATGTCATAGATATCGGCACCTGCCCCACCCCTGTGCTCTATTTTTCCATTCACCACCTGAACCTTGACGGCGGGGCCATGGTGACGGCCAGCCATAATCCTCCGGAATATAACGGGTTCAAACTCATGAGCGGCCTGGACTCCATCCACAGCCAGGGGTTGCAGGATATCAGGAGAATCATTGAACAGGGAAAGTTTGTTCAGGGCAAAGGAGAGCTTGAACAGGCCGATTTGATCACCCCGTACAAGGCCATGATTCTGGACAATATCAATCTGACCCAAAAAATCAGGGTGGGCATTGATGCGGGCAACGGCACCGGGGGCATTACCGCCCTGCCGGTGCTCAAGGCTCTGGGATGCGAAGTCCGCGATCTTTATTGCGATCTGGACGGCTCGTTTCCCAACCACGAGGCAGACCCCACCCAGAAAAAAAACCTTGTTGACCTCATTGATCTGGTTAAAAAAGAAAATCTCGACCTGGGCGTGGGGTATGACGGGGATGCCGACCGTATCGGGGTGGTGGACAAATACGGGAATGTCATTTATGGCGATCAGCTTATGATCATTTTTGCCAGGGAGATTTTAAAACGAAAACCCGGATCTACTTTTATCTCCGAAGTTAAATGCTCCATGGTCATGTACGATGAGATCAAAAAACTTGGCGGCATTGCCGTGATGTGGAGAACCGGCCATTCCCTGATCAAGAAAAAAATGAAAGAGGCAGGCGCCGCGCTTGCAGGAGAGATGAGCGGCCATATGTTTTTCAAGGACCGGTATTTTGGATTTGACGATGCCCTGTACGCCACCTGCCGGCTGCTGGAAATTATAGCAGATACGGGGTTGGGGGTGGACGAACTCATATCGGATCTTCCCACAACCTATACCACCCCTGAGATCCGTGTGGAATGTCCGGATGAGATCAAGTTTGATGTGGTGGCAAAAATTGTGGCCCTGTATAAGATCAAGCAGGATGTCATTGACATTGACGGGATGCGGGCCCTTTATCCTGACGGATGGGGGCTTGTGCGGGCCTCCAATACCCAGCCTGCCCTGGTGCTTCGGTTTGAGGCCCTGACCCAGTCCCGGCTGGAAGAGATCAAAGGCGAAATTGAAGCGGATTTGAAAATTATTATTGAGGAGACCCACTAA
- a CDS encoding transcriptional regulator, TraR/DksA family protein: MTGVRAGGYVPSENEPYMSDSQIHYFKEKLIRRKQALSRKIAETIEKIKTLESVQADILDRSNAYVGLDFEVKTFERCSHMMDQVDRALGRMDQGCFGYCELTGSEIGLGRLEAIPFAAMSVHAVAEAEAGQAFIFPGRLSS; encoded by the coding sequence ATGACAGGTGTGCGTGCAGGCGGATATGTTCCCAGTGAAAATGAACCCTATATGAGTGACTCCCAGATTCATTATTTTAAAGAGAAATTAATAAGGCGAAAACAGGCGTTGAGTCGGAAAATCGCAGAGACCATTGAAAAAATTAAAACCCTTGAATCTGTTCAGGCCGATATCCTTGACCGGAGCAATGCCTATGTCGGGCTTGATTTTGAGGTGAAAACCTTTGAGCGTTGCTCCCATATGATGGATCAGGTGGACCGCGCCCTTGGGCGGATGGATCAGGGCTGTTTTGGATATTGCGAACTCACGGGCAGTGAAATCGGATTGGGCCGTCTGGAGGCTATTCCCTTTGCTGCCATGTCCGTCCATGCCGTGGCAGAGGCTGAGGCTGGCCAGGCGTTTATTTTTCCGGGCAGATTGTCTTCCTGA
- a CDS encoding molybdopterin biosynthesis protein codes for MNAKRNIYLDMKSIEEAKDCLFTEFKKNITGVETLDVVNAKGRILSKQAVAAISSPNFHAAAMDGIALDAQVSFGASEDAPKTLEIGKTAFWVNTGHVLPKETNAVIMIENLNILDKEIIEIEAPAFPWQYVRKMGEDIVATQLLFPRDHEINAYSMGALIAGGVFRVEVRQQPRVLIIPTGSELKPWQEAAPETMVPGDVIESNSVVLGALCRDYGALPEVHSMLKDDLPTIQKAVADGVAKGYDMVMIIGGSSAGSMDFAKPVISALGEVFVHGVTMMPGKPVMFGRVDSTPVFGIPGYPVSAIVAFEEFAGPLLAKMQHLPKVKREMAEVAPARKVASKLGQEEFLRVKIGSVDGKLISSQLPRGAGSITTLTEADGIIRIPRQVEGIAEAQKVEVHLLRPLDAIEKTVVITGSHDNTLDLLADQIRFNTPGVGISSSHVGSMGGLMAIKKGACHMAGSHLLDPKDGSYNVSYIEKYLSGIPVRLVNLVMREQGLILPKGNPENITGLKDISQAGIPFINRQPGSGTRILLDYKLKELGIDPQDIPGYENDEYTHMSVAVAVLSGRARAGLGIKAAALALNLDFLLVVTESYDLVIPEKFFHLRKIQTLVKTIQTREFKERVLALGGYGVEKTGETLYQSA; via the coding sequence ATGAATGCCAAGCGAAATATCTACCTGGACATGAAAAGCATTGAAGAGGCAAAAGACTGTCTTTTTACTGAATTTAAAAAAAATATAACAGGGGTTGAGACTCTGGATGTGGTCAATGCCAAAGGCCGGATACTGTCCAAACAGGCGGTTGCCGCGATTTCCTCACCCAATTTTCATGCGGCTGCCATGGACGGGATTGCCCTGGATGCCCAGGTTTCGTTCGGGGCAAGTGAAGATGCGCCCAAGACCCTTGAAATCGGTAAAACCGCTTTTTGGGTCAATACCGGCCATGTGCTGCCCAAAGAGACCAATGCCGTGATCATGATCGAAAATCTTAACATTTTGGACAAGGAAATCATTGAAATTGAGGCCCCGGCCTTTCCCTGGCAGTATGTGCGAAAGATGGGAGAGGATATTGTGGCCACCCAATTGCTTTTCCCCAGGGACCATGAGATCAACGCTTACTCCATGGGGGCGCTGATTGCAGGAGGGGTGTTCAGGGTTGAGGTCAGGCAACAGCCCCGGGTATTGATCATCCCAACGGGTTCAGAGCTTAAACCATGGCAGGAGGCTGCCCCTGAAACCATGGTGCCCGGAGATGTGATAGAGTCCAACTCAGTTGTGCTCGGGGCGCTCTGCCGGGACTACGGGGCCTTGCCTGAGGTTCATTCCATGCTCAAGGATGATCTGCCGACCATTCAAAAGGCGGTTGCCGACGGGGTGGCAAAGGGGTATGACATGGTCATGATTATCGGCGGGTCCTCTGCCGGATCCATGGATTTTGCCAAGCCTGTGATTTCCGCCTTGGGAGAGGTCTTTGTCCATGGGGTGACCATGATGCCGGGCAAGCCTGTGATGTTCGGCAGGGTGGACAGCACCCCGGTCTTCGGCATACCCGGATATCCGGTATCCGCCATTGTGGCCTTTGAAGAATTTGCAGGCCCTTTGCTCGCCAAAATGCAGCATCTGCCCAAGGTCAAAAGAGAGATGGCTGAGGTGGCCCCTGCAAGGAAGGTGGCCTCCAAACTGGGCCAGGAAGAGTTTTTGCGGGTGAAGATCGGATCTGTGGACGGTAAACTCATCTCTTCTCAACTGCCCAGGGGGGCCGGCAGCATCACCACCCTGACCGAAGCCGACGGAATTATCCGGATTCCCAGGCAGGTGGAGGGAATTGCGGAGGCCCAAAAAGTTGAGGTCCATCTCTTAAGGCCTTTGGATGCCATTGAAAAGACCGTGGTTATCACAGGGTCCCATGACAATACCTTGGATCTTCTGGCCGACCAGATCCGGTTCAACACCCCGGGGGTGGGGATCTCTTCAAGCCACGTGGGCAGCATGGGCGGACTGATGGCCATCAAAAAAGGGGCCTGCCATATGGCCGGGTCCCATCTTCTGGATCCGAAGGACGGCAGTTACAACGTCTCTTATATTGAAAAATACCTTTCCGGCATCCCGGTGCGCCTGGTCAACCTGGTCATGCGGGAGCAGGGCCTGATCCTGCCAAAGGGCAATCCGGAAAATATCACAGGTCTTAAAGATATATCACAGGCCGGCATCCCGTTTATCAATCGCCAGCCAGGTTCGGGCACCCGGATTCTTTTGGATTACAAGCTCAAGGAACTGGGCATTGATCCACAGGATATTCCTGGATATGAAAATGACGAATATACCCATATGTCAGTGGCGGTTGCCGTGTTGTCCGGCCGGGCCAGGGCCGGGCTGGGCATAAAGGCGGCTGCCCTGGCACTGAATCTTGACTTTCTGCTCGTGGTCACGGAATCCTACGATCTGGTCATTCCTGAAAAATTTTTCCACCTGCGAAAAATCCAGACCCTGGTGAAAACCATCCAAACCCGCGAGTTTAAGGAAAGGGTATTGGCGCTTGGAGGATACGGGGTGGAGAAAACAGGAGAGACCCTATATCAATCTGCCTGA
- a CDS encoding undecaprenyl-diphosphate phosphatase: MEIYQGIILGILQGLTEFLPVSSSGHLVLGQIYFNITESALTFDIAVHMGTLAAVLVVYFSDIKDILVAVFQFLGGRLAKENRENLNFAGCIIAGSVPTALIGFGLKQFEEILFTSSFLVGAMLMVTGILLWISRKYYRDTNANAGLTIKRSLFIGVVQGLAVIPGISRSGSTIAAGMFSGLDRIRAAKFSFLLSVPAICGAQVISIKDVLETGDGIDPAMIYGTIVSFIVGLAALKFLLKLVHTGKFHFFAPYCWLVGILALISNFV; the protein is encoded by the coding sequence ATGGAAATATATCAGGGAATTATTCTCGGCATCCTCCAGGGGCTGACCGAATTTTTGCCGGTAAGCAGTTCAGGACATCTGGTTTTGGGGCAGATCTATTTTAATATCACGGAATCGGCCCTTACCTTTGACATTGCCGTGCACATGGGCACCCTGGCGGCAGTCCTGGTGGTCTATTTTTCAGATATCAAAGATATCCTTGTGGCGGTGTTTCAATTTTTAGGGGGCAGGCTGGCCAAGGAAAACCGGGAAAACCTCAACTTTGCCGGGTGTATTATAGCAGGATCTGTACCCACGGCCCTGATCGGGTTTGGACTTAAGCAGTTTGAAGAGATTCTTTTTACCTCTTCTTTTCTGGTGGGGGCCATGCTCATGGTCACCGGCATTCTTTTATGGATATCCAGAAAATATTACCGGGATACCAATGCCAATGCCGGGCTTACCATCAAACGATCCTTATTTATTGGGGTGGTTCAGGGACTTGCCGTGATACCGGGGATTTCCCGGTCAGGCTCCACCATTGCCGCCGGCATGTTTTCAGGCCTGGACAGAATCCGGGCGGCTAAATTTTCCTTTCTTTTGTCCGTGCCTGCCATCTGCGGCGCCCAGGTAATCAGCATAAAGGATGTACTGGAAACAGGGGACGGGATTGACCCTGCCATGATTTATGGTACAATTGTATCGTTTATCGTCGGCCTGGCCGCATTGAAGTTTTTGTTAAAATTGGTTCATACCGGCAAATTTCATTTTTTTGCACCCTATTGCTGGCTGGTCGGTATCCTGGCACTTATATCGAATTTTGTTTAA
- a CDS encoding transposase: MKSVTKWTYFYLYVIMDIFSRYVVGWMVAHREQTALAKRLIEKSCENQNILPGQLGLHADRGASMKSKGVAQLLVDLGVTKTHSRPHVSNDNPYSEAQFKTLTYCPKFPNHFGSIEDARTFCQDFFRYYNKGFCCKKLLMSDTSPFWH; encoded by the coding sequence TTGAAAAGCGTCACAAAATGGACTTATTTCTATCTGTATGTAATCATGGATATTTTCAGCAGGTATGTTGTCGGCTGGATGGTCGCCCATAGGGAACAAACAGCATTGGCCAAAAGGCTTATTGAGAAGTCCTGTGAAAACCAAAATATATTACCCGGTCAGCTTGGACTTCATGCAGATCGGGGAGCCAGTATGAAATCCAAAGGGGTTGCCCAGCTTCTTGTCGATTTAGGGGTAACCAAAACCCACAGCAGACCGCACGTCAGCAATGATAACCCTTACTCTGAAGCTCAATTTAAAACATTGACATATTGTCCAAAATTTCCAAATCATTTTGGTTCGATTGAGGATGCAAGAACCTTTTGCCAGGATTTTTTTAGATATTACAACAAAGGGTTCTGTTGCAAAAAATTATTAATGTCTGATACAAGTCCGTTTTGGCACTAA
- a CDS encoding IS4 family transposase, with the protein MTHISVPKKQLRSLNFDNFRCPLIKSLSKAPELQSRGDRPLKMTFEDQINALVYFHLQEHKSARHLIQDLKENVFAKENIAPNGGISRSSFCEAINHRGLEQLQFIFEDLYKQALECHPGEHAELGELVSIDGSLINAVLSMHWANYRKGSKKAKVHCGFDINHGIPNKIFLTEGNGAERTFVPKILSKGQTGVMDRGYQSHKEFDLLQEQGKHFVCRIKTRTTRTIIDNHETPSDSYIFYDALVKLGTPNQNQTKRPVRVVGYKIAGVKYYVATDRHDLTAEQIATIYKLRWTIEDFFKWWKEHLKVYHLIARSEYGLMVQILGGLITYLLLAIHCQKQFNEKVTIKRVRQLRTAILNDLFGCEEQGSHSSNRDNIVKDQKIIEQAKT; encoded by the coding sequence ATGACGCACATCTCAGTCCCTAAAAAACAACTACGGTCCCTGAACTTTGACAATTTCAGGTGCCCTCTGATAAAGTCACTTTCAAAAGCACCGGAATTACAATCTCGAGGAGACCGCCCTTTAAAAATGACATTCGAAGACCAGATAAATGCTTTAGTTTATTTCCATCTTCAGGAGCACAAGTCTGCCCGACATTTAATTCAGGATCTCAAGGAGAATGTTTTTGCTAAAGAAAATATTGCGCCAAACGGTGGTATCAGCCGTAGTAGTTTCTGTGAAGCCATCAATCACAGGGGACTCGAACAACTGCAATTTATCTTTGAGGATCTTTATAAACAGGCTCTTGAGTGTCATCCGGGTGAACACGCCGAGTTAGGAGAGTTGGTTTCCATTGACGGTAGTCTCATAAATGCAGTCCTTTCAATGCACTGGGCGAACTACAGAAAAGGAAGTAAAAAAGCCAAAGTACATTGCGGATTTGACATTAATCACGGAATCCCAAACAAAATCTTTTTGACTGAAGGCAACGGCGCTGAACGCACTTTTGTTCCCAAAATACTTTCCAAGGGGCAAACAGGTGTTATGGATCGTGGATATCAATCCCATAAAGAATTTGACCTGCTTCAGGAGCAAGGCAAACATTTTGTCTGCCGTATAAAAACCAGGACAACAAGAACAATTATTGATAACCACGAGACCCCTTCCGACAGCTACATTTTTTATGATGCACTGGTTAAACTTGGTACTCCGAATCAAAACCAGACGAAAAGGCCTGTTCGGGTTGTTGGCTATAAAATTGCTGGCGTCAAATACTATGTGGCAACTGACAGGCATGATTTAACAGCGGAACAAATAGCAACAATTTATAAACTCCGGTGGACCATTGAGGATTTTTTCAAATGGTGGAAAGAACATCTGAAGGTATATCATCTCATTGCCCGCAGTGAATACGGCCTTATGGTTCAGATTCTTGGCGGCCTTATCACTTACCTGTTACTGGCAATCCATTGCCAAAAACAGTTTAATGAAAAGGTCACGATCAAAAGAGTTCGGCAGCTGCGAACCGCCATTCTAAATGACCTGTTTGGCTGCGAGGAGCAGGGCTCTCATAGTTCAAACAGGGACAATATTGTCAAAGATCAAAAAATTATTGAGCAAGCAAAAACCTAA
- a CDS encoding LL-diaminopimelate aminotransferase, producing the protein MIKANENYNKLQASYLFSDIAKRVEAFQAANPEKNVIRLGIGDVTRALAPAIVDGFRQGVEEMAQDASFRGYGPEQGYDFLRKAIAVNDFQARGADIQPDEIFVSDGAKCDTGNFQELFANDIKIAIPDPVYPVYLDTNVMGGRTGNCVDGRYQGIVYMDCLKENHFMPELPKEPVDLIYLCFPNNPTGATATKEQLGVWVDYVQKNKALILFDAAYESFIRDEKLPRSIYEIEGAKEVAVEFRSFSKTAGFTGTRCGFTVVPKACKVYGADGSPLSLHAMWNRRHTTKFNGVSYPVQKAAEAVYSEAGQVQVKAYVDDYLANAQVVRKTMTDLGFDHVGGENSPYIWIDGQGRDSWDFFDLLLNKAGVVCTPGGGFGGCGNKYIRISAFNSLENVTLAMERVKDALK; encoded by the coding sequence ATGATCAAGGCCAATGAAAATTATAATAAGCTACAGGCGTCTTACCTGTTTTCGGATATTGCAAAGCGGGTGGAGGCTTTCCAGGCAGCCAACCCTGAAAAAAATGTGATCCGCCTGGGGATCGGGGATGTGACCCGGGCCCTGGCACCGGCCATTGTTGACGGATTCCGTCAAGGGGTTGAAGAGATGGCCCAAGATGCCTCTTTCAGGGGGTACGGTCCTGAGCAGGGGTATGATTTTTTGAGAAAGGCCATTGCGGTCAATGATTTCCAGGCCCGGGGGGCGGATATCCAGCCCGATGAGATTTTTGTCAGTGACGGTGCCAAGTGCGATACGGGCAATTTCCAGGAGCTGTTTGCCAATGATATTAAAATTGCCATTCCCGACCCGGTCTATCCGGTTTATCTGGATACCAATGTCATGGGCGGCAGGACCGGCAACTGTGTGGACGGCCGTTACCAGGGCATTGTCTATATGGACTGCCTAAAAGAGAACCATTTTATGCCTGAACTGCCCAAAGAACCTGTGGATTTGATCTATCTTTGCTTTCCCAACAATCCCACAGGTGCCACGGCAACCAAAGAACAGCTTGGGGTCTGGGTGGATTATGTCCAAAAGAACAAGGCGCTCATTCTTTTTGATGCGGCCTATGAATCGTTTATCCGGGATGAAAAATTGCCTAGAAGCATTTATGAGATTGAGGGTGCAAAAGAGGTGGCGGTGGAGTTTAGAAGCTTTTCAAAAACCGCAGGATTCACCGGAACACGCTGCGGATTCACCGTGGTGCCCAAGGCCTGCAAGGTCTATGGGGCTGACGGTTCCCCCCTTTCCCTCCATGCCATGTGGAACCGGAGGCATACCACCAAATTCAACGGGGTCTCCTATCCGGTGCAAAAGGCGGCAGAAGCGGTGTATTCAGAGGCGGGCCAGGTCCAGGTCAAGGCCTATGTTGACGATTATCTGGCCAATGCCCAGGTGGTGAGAAAGACCATGACCGATCTGGGCTTTGACCATGTGGGTGGTGAAAATTCACCCTATATCTGGATTGACGGCCAGGGCCGTGATTCCTGGGATTTCTTTGATCTTCTGCTCAACAAGGCCGGTGTGGTCTGCACCCCGGGCGGGGGATTTGGCGGCTGCGGAAATAAATATATCCGGATTTCCGCCTTTAACAGTCTTGAAAATGTGACCTTGGCCATGGAACGGGTGAAAGATGCCTTAAAATGA
- a CDS encoding OmpA family protein: MNKKLLVQSLLSIIAFLFLFGCATKKTVEHPSFSAKKFDAAMYKSKVDTFVIVLDASSSMRHGDKGHSKFVTAKAIAERLNMTIPELGQTAGLTTFGHADSVSKNLTERFYGMTEYNSAALANKLALVTEPGGWSPLGTALTAVATDLESTAGTNNAVVIISDGLDMEPKIAQVQALKDKYGSSICFYPIQVGSDPKGTAFLSEVARIGNCGFLSNANAMMSSNAMAAFVEKVFVEKTAAKKMAMKDSDGDGVYDNEDQCPGTPQGAKVNAVGCWTLDHVLFDYDKSEIKPAAYPMLDDVVVILEKNPAMSVELQGHTDNVGTKEYNMALSLRRSNAVTQYLVDKGILRNRMATTGFGFTKPVALNGTDFGRSLNRRVEIHPY; the protein is encoded by the coding sequence ATGAACAAGAAATTGTTGGTCCAAAGTTTATTGTCCATAATCGCCTTCCTTTTCTTATTTGGATGCGCGACCAAAAAAACCGTAGAACACCCCTCATTTTCAGCCAAAAAATTTGATGCAGCCATGTACAAATCCAAGGTGGATACCTTTGTGATCGTGCTGGACGCCTCAAGTTCCATGAGGCATGGAGACAAAGGCCATTCTAAATTTGTCACTGCCAAGGCCATTGCCGAACGACTGAATATGACCATCCCGGAACTGGGTCAGACCGCCGGGCTGACAACCTTTGGCCATGCCGATTCAGTCTCCAAAAACCTGACTGAACGATTTTACGGGATGACTGAGTACAATTCTGCCGCCCTTGCGAACAAGCTTGCCCTGGTAACCGAACCTGGCGGCTGGAGCCCTCTGGGAACCGCCCTCACCGCTGTGGCCACAGACCTTGAAAGCACCGCCGGCACGAACAATGCCGTTGTTATCATTTCAGACGGCCTGGATATGGAACCCAAAATCGCGCAGGTTCAGGCCCTGAAAGACAAATACGGATCATCTATCTGCTTTTACCCCATCCAGGTGGGAAGCGATCCCAAAGGCACAGCATTCCTCTCGGAAGTCGCCCGGATCGGAAATTGCGGCTTTCTTTCAAATGCAAATGCCATGATGAGCAGCAATGCCATGGCCGCATTTGTTGAAAAAGTTTTTGTGGAAAAGACTGCGGCCAAAAAAATGGCCATGAAAGACAGTGACGGGGACGGGGTCTATGACAATGAAGATCAATGCCCAGGCACCCCCCAGGGCGCCAAAGTCAATGCAGTGGGCTGCTGGACCCTTGACCATGTATTGTTTGACTATGACAAATCCGAGATCAAGCCTGCGGCCTATCCCATGCTTGACGATGTGGTTGTCATCCTTGAAAAAAATCCTGCCATGAGCGTTGAACTTCAGGGGCACACCGACAATGTCGGCACCAAAGAGTACAATATGGCCCTCTCTTTGAGACGGTCCAATGCCGTTACCCAGTATCTCGTGGACAAAGGGATTCTCAGAAACCGCATGGCCACGACAGGCTTCGGGTTCACCAAACCGGTTGCCCTGAACGGTACGGATTTCGGACGTTCACTCAACCGAAGGGTTGAAATTCATCCCTATTAG
- a CDS encoding molybdopterin molybdotransferase MoeA, whose protein sequence is MNHFFNVKSLEEVLSMAETFFPVDTETIATKETLDRVLARDILARENMPGFMRATMDGYAVQASSTFGASESGPAWLEIAGSIAMGQIPDFKLTHGQAARIATGGMLPPGADAVVMVEHTEAVDDHSVEIYKSVAPLQHVIDASEDFARDQVVLKKGTQVRPQEQGLAAGLGYSSLEVFKIPRVGIISTGDEVIPIDQTPRPGQIRDINSYSLSALVEEAGAKAMRYGIVKDDPDALKQVCEKALLETDMVLISGGSSVGTRDYTVEVLSGLEDTHILVHGMSVSPGKPTILARSGNTPVWGLPGQVVSAMVVLKIAVIPFLEHIQGKTGTNRRIRVPARLTRNLASAQGRRDFIRVSLEQGEKGLEARPVLGKSGLIRTMVHADGLLDIGENIEGLEKNSPVEVILL, encoded by the coding sequence ATGAATCATTTTTTCAATGTAAAGTCCCTGGAAGAGGTATTGTCCATGGCCGAGACCTTTTTCCCGGTGGATACCGAGACCATTGCCACAAAAGAGACCCTGGACAGGGTCTTGGCCAGGGATATTCTGGCCAGGGAGAATATGCCCGGATTTATGAGAGCCACCATGGACGGCTATGCTGTCCAGGCCTCTTCAACCTTTGGGGCCTCTGAATCCGGCCCGGCCTGGCTGGAAATTGCAGGGAGCATTGCCATGGGGCAAATTCCGGATTTCAAGCTGACCCATGGCCAGGCCGCCCGGATCGCCACCGGCGGTATGCTGCCCCCTGGCGCCGATGCCGTGGTCATGGTGGAGCACACCGAGGCGGTGGACGATCATTCCGTGGAAATTTACAAGAGCGTGGCCCCGCTTCAGCATGTGATTGATGCATCTGAAGATTTTGCCCGAGACCAGGTGGTATTGAAAAAAGGCACCCAAGTCCGGCCCCAGGAGCAGGGGCTGGCTGCAGGCCTTGGATACTCAAGCCTTGAGGTCTTTAAAATCCCACGGGTGGGCATTATCTCCACAGGGGATGAGGTCATTCCCATTGACCAGACCCCGCGGCCGGGTCAGATCCGGGATATTAATTCCTATTCTCTGTCCGCCCTTGTTGAAGAGGCCGGGGCAAAGGCCATGAGGTACGGCATCGTCAAAGACGATCCTGATGCATTAAAACAGGTGTGTGAAAAAGCCCTCTTGGAAACAGATATGGTCTTGATTTCAGGGGGCAGTTCCGTGGGAACCCGGGATTATACTGTGGAGGTATTGTCAGGGCTGGAAGATACCCATATCCTTGTCCACGGCATGTCCGTAAGTCCGGGCAAGCCCACCATTCTGGCCCGATCCGGCAACACCCCGGTTTGGGGTCTGCCCGGCCAGGTGGTCTCTGCCATGGTGGTCCTTAAAATTGCCGTGATCCCCTTTCTGGAACATATCCAGGGAAAAACCGGGACGAACCGCCGGATACGGGTGCCGGCCAGGCTGACCCGGAACCTGGCATCCGCCCAGGGCCGGAGGGATTTTATCCGGGTCTCCCTTGAACAGGGGGAAAAGGGGCTTGAGGCAAGGCCCGTATTGGGGAAATCAGGTCTCATCCGGACCATGGTCCATGCGGACGGTCTGCTGGACATCGGGGAAAATATAGAAGGTCTGGAAAAAAACAGCCCGGTTGAGGTCATACTTTTATAA